From Desulfurobacterium indicum, the proteins below share one genomic window:
- a CDS encoding ThiF family adenylyltransferase: protein MDMVSEMEKKLVPYGKLVLLGAGRLGARVFERIIMTHRGGFSRVAVVDGGTIEENDYYHLLMGALPKENKASFLKRRFLTPDTRYKDIEALPFDFSDQFDLLKDASVVISTIAGGDTIPIVAAVGKFCVESGIPFITTNGVFGFGDEDVKVCIPLAAVTEGPALFLKDYDFPQKSFITAFVGTGKLIKDGLPIASIILDKIADAISIQALKFHHRRKSGRLY, encoded by the coding sequence ATGGATATGGTTAGTGAGATGGAAAAGAAACTGGTGCCTTACGGGAAACTTGTTTTGCTTGGTGCAGGCCGTTTGGGAGCAAGAGTTTTTGAAAGAATTATTATGACTCACAGAGGTGGTTTTTCAAGGGTTGCAGTTGTTGATGGTGGAACAATTGAGGAAAATGACTATTATCATCTTTTGATGGGAGCATTGCCTAAAGAGAACAAAGCATCTTTCTTAAAACGCAGGTTCCTTACTCCCGATACTCGTTATAAGGATATAGAAGCCTTACCATTTGATTTTTCAGATCAGTTTGACCTTCTTAAAGATGCTTCTGTTGTTATATCTACTATAGCTGGTGGAGATACAATTCCGATTGTTGCAGCTGTTGGTAAGTTTTGTGTTGAAAGTGGAATTCCGTTTATTACTACAAACGGAGTTTTCGGTTTTGGAGATGAGGATGTGAAAGTTTGTATACCTCTTGCTGCTGTTACTGAAGGGCCTGCCCTTTTTTTGAAAGATTATGATTTTCCACAGAAATCGTTCATTACGGCTTTTGTCGGAACAGGCAAATTGATTAAAGACGGTTTACCCATTGCTTCTATTATTCTGGATAAAATTGCTGACGCTATTAGTATTCAGGCTTTGAAGTTCCATCACAGGAGGAAAAGTGGAAGATTGTATTAA
- a CDS encoding FeGP cofactor biosynthesis protein HcgF family protein, producing MGLHKLSAPYVENRLPVSVSAVMFLPSVYSIEEVLDIRLPAPKAHINGVKVYDEIGNMNVALILSRVLKEKMGVDISVASSAGNGRGTVCLRFNKETFIIRTTNEVRNFPFTDAEKVYRRKAEAVDKTLLLLKALILGDDIPDFVEVLSNGYG from the coding sequence ATGGGATTGCATAAGCTTTCTGCTCCTTATGTAGAAAATAGATTGCCCGTGTCTGTTTCAGCTGTTATGTTTTTACCTTCTGTTTACTCCATTGAGGAGGTTTTAGATATAAGACTTCCTGCTCCTAAGGCTCATATAAACGGAGTTAAAGTTTATGATGAAATCGGTAATATGAATGTTGCTTTGATTCTCTCGAGGGTGCTGAAAGAGAAAATGGGCGTAGATATATCTGTTGCTTCAAGTGCTGGAAATGGAAGAGGAACAGTATGTTTGCGATTTAATAAGGAAACTTTTATAATTAGAACAACAAATGAAGTTAGAAACTTTCCCTTTACTGATGCGGAGAAAGTTTATAGAAGAAAAGCAGAAGCAGTAGATAAAACGTTGCTCCTTTTAAAAGCTTTAATACTGGGTGATGATATTCCTGATTTTGTAGAGGTTTTGAGCAATGGATATGGTTAG
- a CDS encoding Nif3-like dinuclear metal center hexameric protein: MNWQELEKLLRIIVPESYAVEGDFYGWVSDVRPSNVEKVAVVVDVPDNFDFSHFDMVISHHKPYFNPGFPVFVIHTPLDRIDWGCNYSLGTVLGLENLIFFDDNRFGMYGITKLTSKEFSNRILKILNLKNIRYFLPEKIEKVAVFSGCGFNFPDFIQKLFDFNIDVAVSGDLVHHVACRLKCAGIGFVDASHYRTEIPGMLEFTRRLAKFIDAEFIDVGFPYIDICLS; the protein is encoded by the coding sequence TTGAATTGGCAAGAGCTTGAGAAACTTCTACGTATAATAGTTCCGGAATCTTACGCGGTTGAAGGTGATTTTTATGGTTGGGTAAGCGATGTTAGGCCTTCTAATGTGGAAAAAGTTGCTGTTGTAGTTGATGTTCCAGATAATTTTGATTTTTCTCATTTTGATATGGTTATTTCTCACCACAAACCTTATTTTAATCCAGGTTTTCCTGTTTTTGTTATTCACACTCCTCTTGACAGAATTGATTGGGGCTGCAATTATTCCCTTGGTACTGTCTTGGGTCTGGAGAATCTCATTTTCTTTGATGATAATCGTTTTGGAATGTATGGAATTACAAAACTGACTTCAAAAGAATTTTCGAATAGGATTTTGAAAATTTTGAATTTAAAAAATATTCGCTATTTTCTGCCGGAGAAAATAGAGAAAGTTGCTGTTTTTAGTGGATGTGGATTTAATTTTCCAGATTTTATTCAAAAACTTTTTGACTTTAATATCGATGTTGCAGTTTCTGGAGATCTTGTTCATCACGTTGCATGTCGTTTAAAATGTGCCGGTATAGGTTTTGTTGATGCTTCTCATTATAGGACAGAGATTCCGGGAATGTTAGAATTCACGCGGCGTCTTGCAAAATTTATAGATGCGGAGTTTATCGATGTCGGATTCCCGTATATTGACATTTGCCTCAGTTGA
- a CDS encoding FeGP cofactor biosynthesis guanylyltransferase HcgB family protein has protein sequence MWKENRLLFKMAFQESLNGVRKGDKPEETAAIKKSILKGKFGVVTNNFKKFSVFRNILAMFGIKNVSQIDVNTNCFDFEQIPSLAKALSGRYFKSCDFYIARGRLGLPGSGAFTVIVDVYGNVVSGVSSPSHHLHKFSLETALFFDIFRLLRRLGISPVHSGITDKTQTFYAPFTVFDVAKRISEMKAEVLKKFTGDSLLIIGGYLDGIFIAECLKSNFRQIFLYDKETSVMALSPCDKPDRLKFDVIIDLTGFGGIDVKEGLAGKFKADIIVSEEPSGLGLLETEKKPDFFLRMNYKSKTSGTMTLTVRTVRELSARLEDFKNVLYAVPNLFFAESLLFNVKSSCGFLDVMEIPAVTVSVRKDGNFKVDYFEDVLNDILREIQFELARA, from the coding sequence ATGTGGAAAGAAAACAGATTGCTTTTTAAAATGGCTTTTCAGGAATCTCTTAACGGTGTTAGAAAGGGAGACAAACCTGAGGAAACAGCGGCTATCAAAAAATCAATTCTTAAAGGAAAATTTGGTGTTGTAACCAATAATTTCAAGAAATTTTCCGTTTTTAGAAATATTCTTGCTATGTTTGGTATCAAAAATGTAAGTCAGATAGATGTTAATACGAACTGTTTTGATTTCGAACAGATACCTTCCTTGGCAAAAGCCTTGTCAGGCCGATATTTTAAAAGTTGTGATTTTTACATTGCCCGAGGCAGGCTGGGATTGCCGGGAAGCGGCGCATTTACTGTTATTGTTGATGTTTACGGTAATGTTGTATCCGGTGTTTCGTCTCCATCTCATCACCTTCATAAGTTTTCTCTGGAGACCGCTCTTTTTTTTGATATTTTCAGACTTTTGAGAAGGCTTGGTATTTCACCGGTTCATTCAGGTATAACAGATAAAACGCAGACTTTCTATGCGCCTTTTACTGTTTTTGACGTGGCGAAGCGAATATCGGAAATGAAGGCGGAAGTTCTCAAAAAGTTTACCGGCGATTCTTTACTTATTATAGGTGGTTATCTTGACGGTATATTTATCGCCGAATGTTTAAAGAGTAATTTTAGGCAGATTTTTCTTTACGATAAAGAAACAAGTGTTATGGCTCTTTCTCCTTGTGATAAGCCGGATAGATTAAAATTTGACGTTATTATTGATCTTACAGGATTTGGTGGAATTGACGTTAAAGAAGGACTGGCTGGAAAGTTTAAAGCCGACATTATTGTTTCTGAAGAGCCTTCCGGTTTGGGTTTACTGGAAACTGAAAAAAAGCCGGATTTTTTTCTGAGAATGAATTATAAAAGTAAAACTTCCGGCACGATGACTCTTACTGTCCGAACTGTGAGGGAACTTTCTGCCCGATTAGAAGATTTTAAAAATGTGCTTTATGCGGTGCCCAATCTGTTTTTTGCAGAATCTTTACTGTTTAACGTTAAAAGCAGTTGTGGTTTTCTTGATGTAATGGAAATTCCAGCCGTTACGGTATCTGTAAGAAAAGATGGAAATTTTAAAGTGGATTATTTTGAAGATGTTTTAAATGATATCCTTCGGGAGATACAGTTTGAATTGGCAAGAGCTTGA
- the hmdB gene encoding 5,10-methenyltetrahydromethanopterin hydrogenase cofactor biosynthesis protein HmdB: protein MIEITSTIHVSNYCSLRRKCAYCGFAVGTSVNGYFYLTDKKKDEIKKAAVFIEENGIKRVSLSAGYGNFKKVLSALEIVKKHTSLKVLVNVGGDLDLKRIKLLKSAGVDTICCNLETMNPELFKKLKPDDSLEQRMKICYQIKNLGIELSSGILVGIGETEEDREKHIEFLKELEVEEVPVMGFRPYKNTPMENVSPAPLSLQLKVIEAVRKRVKSLIRLTVPFPTVLMKGLIPTIKAGATNIATVVPVGYPLVVKGVGSPTVGILEEILPILEKHRIRTNVERKQIAF from the coding sequence ATGATAGAGATAACTTCTACAATACATGTGAGTAATTATTGTAGTTTGAGGAGAAAATGTGCCTACTGCGGTTTTGCGGTAGGCACTTCTGTTAATGGCTATTTTTATTTGACAGATAAAAAGAAAGATGAAATTAAAAAAGCCGCTGTTTTTATAGAAGAGAACGGGATAAAAAGGGTAAGTCTTTCAGCAGGATACGGTAATTTTAAAAAGGTGCTTTCCGCTCTTGAAATTGTAAAAAAACATACTTCTTTAAAAGTTCTTGTTAATGTTGGTGGTGATCTTGATTTGAAAAGGATAAAACTTTTGAAAAGTGCTGGTGTTGATACTATATGCTGCAATCTTGAAACTATGAATCCGGAGCTTTTTAAAAAATTAAAACCAGATGATTCTTTAGAACAGCGAATGAAAATTTGTTATCAGATTAAAAATTTAGGTATTGAACTTTCAAGTGGTATTCTGGTCGGTATAGGTGAAACGGAAGAAGATAGAGAAAAACACATTGAATTTCTGAAAGAGCTGGAAGTAGAGGAAGTTCCTGTTATGGGATTCAGACCTTATAAAAATACTCCTATGGAAAACGTTTCTCCGGCTCCTTTATCTTTACAGTTGAAAGTAATAGAAGCTGTAAGAAAAAGAGTTAAAAGTCTGATAAGATTAACTGTGCCGTTTCCAACGGTATTAATGAAAGGTCTGATTCCTACAATTAAAGCAGGTGCTACAAATATTGCCACAGTTGTTCCTGTGGGTTATCCCCTTGTAGTTAAAGGAGTTGGTTCTCCTACCGTGGGTATACTTGAAGAGATTTTGCCAATTCTGGAGAAACATAGGATTAGAACAAATGTGGAAAGAAAACAGATTGCTTTTTAA
- a CDS encoding roadblock/LC7 domain-containing protein, with protein MASKREMLEEILSDLADSLGADMLGALVATPDGQVVVSTMLKGGLSAEKLAAMAAAVVGTSERLSKVVEAGDFQDALIRCSKQNILSKKAGRRAILVCVIKSDANIGLLNIEVEDAIDRITSVLGA; from the coding sequence ATGGCCAGCAAAAGAGAAATGTTAGAAGAAATACTTTCAGATCTTGCTGATTCGCTCGGCGCTGATATGCTTGGTGCTCTTGTAGCGACACCTGATGGTCAAGTTGTCGTTTCAACAATGCTTAAAGGTGGTTTAAGTGCTGAAAAGCTTGCAGCTATGGCTGCAGCTGTTGTCGGAACTTCTGAAAGATTGTCCAAAGTTGTTGAAGCTGGAGATTTTCAGGATGCGCTTATCAGGTGTTCAAAGCAGAATATTCTTTCTAAAAAGGCAGGAAGAAGAGCTATTCTTGTATGTGTGATAAAATCTGATGCTAATATTGGTCTTCTTAATATTGAAGTTGAGGATGCAATAGATAGGATTACTTCCGTGCTCGGTGCTTAA
- a CDS encoding H(2)-dependent methylenetetrahydromethanopterin dehydrogenase-related protein, with protein sequence MRVTVYGFGSLNYYLNKLNVPERLGGEPPYGGSAMALEFAKAGHDVTLSDPHLDKVPDDIKSKLETAGVKLTSDDTEAAKGAEVAILFTPFRGGITFKLAENILPYLGEDAVICTTCTMSVLVLNSYLQNAIFMEGREDIGFSTMHPASIPGTPQHQHYLIATNELLKKPIVTDEQINKLKNLAIDAGKRVYLLPAELVSAVGDMGIVTTAIAFTGAIEYYRVARDVLKTKRSMTEFQIAQSLQVVSSLVAKYGLGGLIKLLNVDAMKDSLKSMILDRDVQPMTVTASELLEKIGEIVPELVEEAEKFSPSEAVYMSAPSPMLVEYMEDLVGDDVLKGILRESWKKF encoded by the coding sequence ATGAGAGTTACTGTTTACGGTTTTGGAAGTCTCAATTACTACCTTAATAAATTAAATGTTCCTGAAAGGCTCGGTGGTGAACCTCCTTACGGCGGTTCGGCAATGGCTCTTGAGTTTGCTAAAGCTGGTCACGATGTAACTCTGTCAGATCCCCATTTAGATAAAGTTCCAGATGATATAAAGTCGAAGCTTGAAACTGCAGGAGTAAAACTTACATCTGATGATACTGAGGCGGCTAAAGGTGCTGAAGTTGCCATTCTTTTTACGCCTTTTAGAGGTGGTATAACTTTTAAATTAGCTGAAAATATCCTTCCTTATCTTGGAGAAGATGCGGTTATTTGCACTACCTGCACGATGTCTGTTCTTGTTCTAAACTCTTATCTTCAGAATGCTATTTTTATGGAAGGAAGAGAAGATATAGGTTTTTCAACAATGCATCCTGCTTCAATTCCAGGGACGCCTCAACATCAACACTATTTAATCGCAACCAATGAGCTTCTAAAGAAACCTATAGTTACAGATGAGCAAATAAATAAATTAAAAAATCTGGCAATAGATGCTGGTAAGAGAGTTTACCTTCTTCCTGCAGAGCTTGTTTCAGCTGTTGGTGATATGGGTATTGTTACGACGGCGATTGCTTTTACTGGAGCAATTGAATATTACAGAGTTGCGAGAGATGTATTGAAAACTAAACGTTCAATGACAGAATTTCAAATTGCTCAATCTCTTCAAGTTGTTTCAAGTTTGGTTGCAAAATATGGTCTCGGTGGTTTAATAAAACTTCTCAACGTTGATGCTATGAAAGATTCCTTAAAGTCAATGATTCTTGACAGAGATGTACAGCCGATGACCGTAACAGCTTCAGAACTTCTCGAGAAAATTGGCGAAATAGTTCCTGAGCTTGTGGAAGAAGCAGAAAAATTCTCACCTTCAGAGGCAGTCTATATGTCAGCTCCTTCACCAATGCTTGTTGAATATATGGAAGATCTTGTTGGTGATGACGTTCTCAAGGGTATTCTAAGAGAATCTTGGAAGAAATTTTAA
- a CDS encoding epoxyqueuosine reductase QueH, with product MKRVLLHICCAPCACYPLEVLRKEGFEVFGFFYNPNIHPYTEFLKRLEAVKKFEEIEDFKVIYMDRYPLEDWLRSVVFREERPIRCQICYSMRFEMTASVAKNGKFDFFTSTLFYSKYQNHETMRICAESAAAKFGVKFLYKDFRKGWKRGIEKSKEYNLYRQQYCGCIYSEKERYYKFRKINE from the coding sequence GTGAAGCGCGTGCTTCTGCATATATGTTGTGCACCGTGTGCCTGTTATCCTTTGGAAGTTTTGCGGAAGGAAGGTTTTGAAGTTTTCGGATTTTTTTACAATCCAAACATACATCCTTATACAGAATTTCTAAAAAGATTAGAAGCTGTTAAAAAATTTGAAGAGATTGAGGATTTTAAAGTTATTTATATGGACAGATATCCCCTTGAAGACTGGCTTAGATCGGTTGTGTTTAGAGAAGAGAGACCAATAAGATGTCAGATATGTTATTCAATGCGTTTTGAAATGACTGCAAGTGTTGCTAAGAATGGAAAATTTGATTTTTTTACCTCTACTCTTTTTTACAGTAAATATCAAAACCATGAAACTATGAGAATATGTGCCGAATCTGCAGCTGCAAAATTTGGTGTCAAATTTCTTTATAAAGATTTTAGAAAAGGGTGGAAGAGGGGAATAGAAAAGTCAAAAGAGTATAATCTTTATAGACAACAATACTGCGGTTGCATATATTCTGAGAAAGAGAGATATTATAAATTTAGGAAGATAAACGAATAA
- a CDS encoding GGDEF domain-containing protein, whose product MVNRFECELMKRINTGEQLSIEDFQKISNIAKEEIKFLVRNGIPLTPLNYYLWFDIFCYLHETGKDLSDPEIMGIFKEKYPDESVVESTILKLNQADRKFIKQLAEEVSREIERAIQGIEEHTKVIEANAKKVEKTTQSLSDKNLKEMLETVVETLNEIKFQNESLKNKLQESRKEIEKVSQKLDQSEKNALIEFLTEIASKKSFEKVLKDMFDDFKSRNYPFAVLMVKLDKFEDIVKQNGEKVGKIILQEIARKFKKLLRANDVVAYYDDSIFGVLIPGVTFGHAIRIGERIRKSIEDTLININGKTIKVTVSVGVVVARKDMDEVDLISKTLEALELAEKEGGNTIKTDLDVELEK is encoded by the coding sequence ATGGTGAATAGGTTTGAATGTGAATTAATGAAAAGAATAAATACTGGAGAACAGCTAAGTATTGAAGATTTCCAAAAAATTTCTAATATTGCCAAAGAAGAAATTAAGTTTTTGGTGAGAAACGGTATTCCTCTAACGCCTTTGAACTATTATTTGTGGTTTGACATTTTCTGCTATCTTCATGAGACCGGCAAGGATTTATCAGATCCCGAAATAATGGGAATATTTAAGGAAAAATATCCTGATGAGTCTGTTGTTGAATCAACAATATTGAAATTAAATCAAGCTGATAGGAAATTTATAAAGCAGCTTGCTGAAGAAGTAAGCAGGGAAATAGAGAGAGCGATACAGGGTATTGAAGAACATACTAAAGTTATAGAAGCCAACGCTAAAAAGGTTGAAAAAACTACTCAAAGTTTGTCGGATAAAAATTTAAAAGAGATGCTGGAAACAGTTGTTGAGACTTTGAATGAAATCAAATTTCAAAATGAAAGTTTAAAAAATAAACTTCAGGAATCACGAAAAGAGATAGAGAAAGTTTCTCAAAAGTTAGATCAATCTGAAAAAAATGCGTTGATTGAATTTTTAACCGAAATAGCCAGTAAGAAAAGTTTTGAAAAAGTTTTAAAAGATATGTTTGATGATTTTAAAAGCAGAAATTATCCGTTTGCTGTTTTAATGGTGAAACTTGATAAATTTGAGGATATAGTTAAGCAGAACGGAGAAAAAGTCGGAAAAATAATTCTTCAAGAGATTGCCAGAAAGTTCAAGAAACTTTTAAGGGCTAATGATGTTGTTGCTTATTACGACGACAGTATTTTTGGTGTTTTAATTCCTGGTGTTACCTTTGGCCATGCTATAAGAATAGGTGAACGTATAAGGAAATCGATAGAAGATACTCTTATAAATATCAATGGAAAAACAATTAAAGTAACTGTTAGTGTAGGTGTGGTGGTTGCAAGGAAAGATATGGATGAAGTTGATTTAATTTCAAAAACTCTTGAGGCTCTTGAGCTTGCAGAAAAAGAAGGTGGAAATACAATAAAAACAGATTTAGATGTGGAGCTTGAGAAGTGA
- a CDS encoding dihydroneopterin aldolase: MRKKTKVFLEGCKVHLKCGVYKEERKLGVEVELDLEVESRNFVDYEKLYRIVLELSQKEFVYLEDFSDELIDELCRQFDPDVINIKLAKRSLPFHNSIRSAGIKIVWEKAYGE, from the coding sequence ATGAGAAAGAAAACAAAAGTTTTTCTTGAAGGTTGTAAGGTTCATTTAAAATGTGGTGTTTACAAAGAAGAAAGGAAGCTTGGAGTTGAGGTTGAATTAGATCTGGAAGTAGAATCCAGAAATTTTGTAGATTATGAAAAACTTTACAGGATTGTTTTGGAGCTTTCACAAAAAGAGTTCGTTTATCTGGAAGATTTTTCCGATGAACTTATAGATGAGTTATGTAGACAGTTTGATCCTGATGTAATAAATATAAAATTGGCTAAAAGAAGTTTGCCGTTTCATAATTCCATAAGATCAGCTGGCATTAAAATTGTTTGGGAGAAAGCTTATGGTGAATAG
- the ispG gene encoding flavodoxin-dependent (E)-4-hydroxy-3-methylbut-2-enyl-diphosphate synthase — MWIVRRKSRVIKVGNVPIGGGYPIVVQSMTNTFTEDLEATVNQIKELEKVGCEIVRVAVPTVEAVDNIPLIKKKIGIPLIADIHFDYRLAIKSIEKGADGIRINPGNIGGMDKVKEVIKVAGERNIPIRIGVNTGSLPKEILNKYGYPSAEAVAETALNYMKFFEDEDFINMKFSLKGSDIKTTVLANRIFASSCNYPIHIGITEAGTVLSGAVKSAAGIGILLYEGIGDTVRVSLSAHPKIEVKVAFKILSSLGLRDYGVDVISCPTCGRCQVDLPRIALEVEEALEHIKTPVSVAVMGCAVNGPGEASFADVGIAAAGEKFILFAGGKVIGKYKEEEAIKRLVGEVERVANEKENKSFS; from the coding sequence ATGTGGATAGTAAGGAGAAAAAGTAGGGTAATAAAGGTCGGAAATGTTCCAATAGGCGGAGGCTATCCTATTGTTGTTCAATCAATGACAAACACCTTTACGGAAGATCTTGAAGCTACCGTTAATCAGATTAAAGAGCTTGAAAAAGTCGGATGTGAAATTGTAAGAGTTGCGGTTCCTACCGTTGAAGCAGTAGATAATATTCCATTAATAAAAAAGAAAATAGGTATTCCTCTTATTGCAGATATACATTTTGATTATAGGTTGGCTATTAAGTCAATAGAAAAGGGAGCTGATGGAATAAGAATAAATCCCGGAAATATAGGCGGAATGGATAAGGTAAAGGAAGTTATAAAAGTTGCCGGAGAGAGAAATATTCCTATAAGGATAGGTGTTAACACAGGTTCTTTGCCAAAGGAGATATTAAACAAATACGGATATCCTTCTGCTGAAGCTGTTGCGGAAACGGCACTTAACTATATGAAGTTTTTTGAAGATGAAGATTTTATAAATATGAAATTTTCTCTTAAAGGTTCGGATATTAAAACTACGGTTCTTGCTAATAGGATTTTTGCTTCTTCTTGCAATTATCCTATCCACATAGGTATTACAGAAGCCGGGACGGTTCTCTCTGGTGCTGTTAAATCAGCTGCCGGTATAGGCATTCTGCTGTATGAAGGTATAGGAGATACGGTTAGGGTTTCCCTTTCTGCACATCCTAAGATAGAGGTAAAGGTTGCCTTTAAGATTCTTTCTTCGCTCGGGCTTAGAGATTACGGTGTTGATGTTATTTCATGTCCTACCTGTGGTAGATGTCAGGTGGATTTACCAAGAATTGCTCTTGAGGTAGAAGAGGCTCTTGAGCATATAAAAACACCTGTTTCTGTTGCGGTTATGGGATGTGCGGTTAACGGACCGGGGGAAGCTTCATTTGCTGATGTGGGAATAGCAGCTGCCGGTGAAAAATTTATCCTTTTTGCCGGCGGGAAAGTGATAGGGAAATATAAGGAAGAAGAAGCTATTAAAAGACTTGTAGGGGAAGTGGAGAGGGTCGCCAATGAGAAAGAAAACAAAAGTTTTTCTTGA
- a CDS encoding methyltransferase domain-containing protein — protein sequence MKEIIAQNFSKGARNYDRFAIIQKRSARNLLNLISNISYTKAIDIGAGSGELASKLKNCIGVDISPQMCKCMEEKGIKCVCADAEKLPFPDETFDLAVSNFAFQWMNIKKAMKESHRILKQNGSFALSIPIEGSLSELFSAWQKVSISLNGKEDKLFRFPSYNTVILYAKRHDFRIRYKQIKSEKIILPSASEALNYINKIGARNPYGFKKIRKQFYKEFCKEFFHTEDKGYPISYKVLTVILEKA from the coding sequence ATGAAAGAGATTATAGCGCAAAATTTTTCTAAAGGTGCACGAAATTACGATCGGTTTGCCATTATCCAGAAACGAAGTGCAAGAAATCTTTTAAACTTGATTTCAAATATAAGCTACACAAAAGCCATAGATATTGGAGCAGGATCGGGAGAACTCGCCTCAAAATTAAAAAATTGCATCGGTGTTGATATATCCCCACAGATGTGCAAATGTATGGAAGAAAAAGGGATAAAATGTGTCTGTGCAGATGCGGAAAAGTTGCCTTTTCCGGACGAAACATTTGACCTCGCAGTTTCAAACTTTGCATTTCAATGGATGAACATAAAAAAAGCCATGAAAGAATCCCATCGTATCTTAAAACAAAACGGTAGTTTTGCTCTTTCCATTCCTATAGAAGGTAGCCTATCCGAACTATTTTCAGCATGGCAGAAAGTATCTATTTCATTAAATGGAAAAGAAGATAAGCTTTTTAGATTCCCTTCATACAATACAGTTATCTTATATGCAAAAAGACACGATTTCCGTATTAGATACAAACAGATAAAATCTGAAAAAATAATACTTCCTTCTGCATCAGAAGCTTTAAATTACATAAACAAGATTGGAGCGCGAAACCCTTACGGATTTAAAAAAATCAGAAAACAATTTTACAAAGAATTTTGCAAAGAATTCTTTCACACAGAAGATAAAGGTTATCCTATAAGCTATAAAGTTCTAACAGTAATCCTTGAAAAAGCTTAA
- the hrcA gene encoding heat-inducible transcriptional repressor HrcA: MTPRERDILLKVAELYMETGEPVGSRTLQKRFSMKISPATIRNVMSDLEDKGYLYQPHTSAGRLPTDEGMKYYINYLLFSLGEVDTGIASRIIDYIKVSGKTGFDEIFSAVLNFLTRSTGYMSLGANFVIDALTIKDISLVKVSSSKVLVVITCEPEYVIHKVITLKVEPSILAKISQELTAKFKGKPLSSIKKELINEMNKARNEFMELSFNLNTHLLKLVNSVNDVKITGTFNIFNSVNEDFEKIQEIIKILEEKKKLLETFSKLIDTADRVTVILGKETEIEAFEPFSIVAAKYSLKSKDAGIVGILGPKRMDYCKIIPVVENVSRALSHILSKDIK; this comes from the coding sequence CTGACTCCGCGAGAAAGAGACATCCTGTTAAAAGTTGCAGAACTCTATATGGAAACAGGTGAACCTGTTGGTTCTAGAACTCTGCAAAAGCGTTTTTCCATGAAAATAAGTCCTGCCACTATAAGAAACGTAATGTCAGACCTTGAAGATAAAGGTTACCTTTACCAGCCTCACACATCTGCCGGAAGACTACCAACGGACGAAGGAATGAAGTATTACATAAATTACCTTTTATTTTCCCTAGGCGAAGTGGATACAGGAATTGCTTCAAGAATCATTGATTACATAAAAGTATCAGGGAAAACCGGATTTGATGAAATATTTTCAGCAGTCCTCAATTTCTTAACAAGATCAACCGGATACATGAGTCTCGGTGCAAACTTTGTAATAGATGCCCTTACAATAAAGGACATCTCTCTTGTTAAAGTCTCTTCATCAAAGGTTTTAGTTGTTATAACATGTGAACCTGAATATGTCATACACAAAGTGATAACCCTTAAGGTAGAACCTTCAATACTTGCAAAAATATCACAAGAATTAACGGCAAAATTTAAAGGGAAACCTTTATCAAGCATTAAAAAAGAACTTATAAATGAAATGAACAAGGCAAGAAACGAATTTATGGAACTATCCTTCAATCTAAACACACACCTTTTAAAACTTGTAAACAGTGTTAACGATGTTAAAATCACAGGTACTTTTAATATTTTCAACAGTGTCAACGAAGACTTTGAAAAAATTCAGGAAATTATTAAAATTCTTGAAGAAAAGAAAAAATTACTCGAAACATTTAGCAAGTTAATTGACACCGCCGACAGAGTAACGGTAATTTTAGGAAAAGAAACAGAAATTGAAGCCTTCGAACCCTTCAGCATAGTCGCAGCAAAATACTCACTAAAATCAAAAGATGCAGGAATAGTCGGAATTTTAGGACCGAAAAGAATGGATTACTGCAAAATAATACCTGTGGTTGAAAACGTATCAAGAGCTCTCTCACATATTTTAAGCAAAGATATAAAATAA